ACACGGAGAAATGCATATTGAAAATAATTGGACTTTCTCTGCGCCTCGGCGGCCCTGCGGTAAACCTGAGTTGTTGTCTCAAAACAATAAAAACCCGGAGCTGTCGGAATAGTCCTTCAGGTCCGGGCTTCTGAATGCTTACTTTTGATTAACGACATCCATGGCCCGTGTGGGGCCTTCCACGACAATACGTCTGACCGCTTCCGCGGCCTTTGCAATGGCCTCTGAAACTGCCGGACGTTCTTCGGCAAGAAATGGGCTGAGCACATAATCCGCCGAATCCATATTCAGCGTTGGCCTGTTTATCCCGATGCGGACCCGGATAAACTCCGGTGACCCCAGGTACTCGATAATGGAGCGAAGCCCGTTGTGGCCTCCGTGGCCACCGCCGATCTTCACGCGCACGGACCCAAGCGGAAGATCCAGATCATCATGGAGTACGATCAGGTCGGAAGCAGTTCTGTAAGAGTCCCTCAGGATCGCCGCCACCGATTGGCCGCTGTCGTTCATATACGTCTGCGGCTTGACCAGGACCAGCTCCTCGGAATCGAGCCTGGCCTTGCCGATCAGGGCGTGGTGTTTTTCCTGAGTACACGCTCCCTGCAGGATACTGGCAAGCTCGTCAACCGCCATGAAGCCTGCGTTGTGACGCGTGCGTTCATACGTTCTGCCCGGGTTGCCAAGCCCAACAATGATCTTCATGGGAAACAAGCCCCAAATTTCAAATCACAAATTCCCAATAAGCACCAAACTCCAAATCCAAAATTCCAAACTGTTTGGAATTGTAATAGTATCTTTTTGGAATTTATGTGGTGCTTGTTATTTGGTGCTTGTAGCTTATATCCGCCGCTATTTCTTGGGCCCAGCTTCCTTCTTCGGAGCAGCCTCTTTTGCACCTTCTTTGGCTCCTTCTTTGCCTTTTGCTTCAGCGCCCGACGCGGCCGCAGCCTCTTCTTCCTTCTTTGTCTTCTTGACGAGCTCGGGCTCAGCGCCCTCCGCTGCCACAGCCGGGGTCGCGGTAAGCATTTCCTCAAGCTTGGCCTCCGAGATCGGCGGTTGGATCGTCGCCACGGTCGAGTCAAGATCGGTCAGGATCTTTACACCTTCAGGCGCCTTGATATCTCTCACATGGAGCGACTCGTTCACCTTGAGGTGCTCGATATTGACATCGATAAAATCCGGGATATGTGCCGGGAGGCACTCGATCTCGAGATCACGCTGGCCATACTGGAAGATACCGCCTTCCTTCACCCCGATGGAATTCCCGGAAATGTGCACTGCCACCTGGATCTTCACCTTCTGGTTCATGGCGACTTCCATGAGATCGAGATGGATGAGCTTGCCGCTTATGGGGTCAACCTGGTAGTCCTTGATCAGGGCCAGCTTCATCCCCGCGCCTTTTCCTCCCTCAAGCTTGAGATTGATAAGCGCATGCGCTCCGCCCTCGGTGTTAAGGACCTTCGAGACATCCTTATTGACCATCACGATGGGCGTGGACTTGCCGTGGCTGTAGAGGACCGCCGGAACCTGTGCGTCCCTCCGCAATCCCCGGGCAGCTCCCTTGCCCACCTTTTCCCTGACTTGCGCTGTTAATGCTATTTTATCCATTTCTCCTCCGATTCAATTTATGAAGCATTATACATGACTACCGAATAAGCACTGATGAATATTCTTCGGCTGACCACAGGACCATCTCCGATTCCCTGAAGGTATCCGTGTTCACCAGTGGTTTCTCTCTTCCGTTTATACGAACAACGAGCTGAGCGATGTTTCCTCGTGAATCCTCGTGATGGCATCGGCAAGAAGCTGCGCAACGGAAAGCACCGTCAACTTTCTGCATTCCTGTTGCTTGGTGTCCAGAGCGATCGTATTGGTCGTGATCAGCTCATCGAGCGAAGAATCATTAATGCGCTTGATCGCCGGACCCGAGAGCACCGCGTGAGAACAGGCCGCGCTGATCATGCCCGCTCCATTCTCCTTAAGCGCGGCCGCGCCCTCGGTCAGGGTCCCGGCGGTGTCCACCATATCATCCAGCAGCAGGCAGTCGTGTCCGTTGACATCGCCGATAATGTGCATGACCTGCGCCTCGTTCGGTTTGTCCCGCCGCTTGTCGATGATCGCAAGCGCCGCATTGAGCCGCTTGGCGAACGCCCGCGCCCGCTCCACGCCGCCGGCGTCGGGAGAAACAACGGTCAGGTTGGTAAATTTCTTTGACCGGAGATACTCGAGGAGCACCGGTGCGGCAAACAGGTTGTCCACGGGGATATTGAAGAACCCCTGTATCTGGCCCGCATGCAGATCCACCGTAAGGACCCGGTTCGCGCCCGCGGTCGTGATCAGATCGGCCACAAGCTTGGACGTAATAGGAACGCGGGGCTGCACTTTCCGGTCCTGCCGGCTGTACCCGTAATAAGGGAGCACCGCCGTGATGCGGGTTGCCGACGCCCGCTTGAGCGCATCGATCATGATCAGGAGTTCCATGAGATTCCGGTTCACCGGGCTCCCCGTGGGCTGCACGACGAAAACATCCATGCCGCGCACGTTGTCCACGATCTGGACATTGATCTCGCCGTCGCTGAAACGGCCTACCAGCGCGTTCCCGAGCGGAATGTCCATCTTCTGGCAGATCTCCTTTGCCAGCGCCAGGTTTGCGTTTCCCGAAAAGATCTTTATTTCCCGTGATCTCGCCTTCACTTCATTCATCCTCTTTTCCGAATACTGGTTCGGGGACAGGGATTCGAACCCCGATAAAAGGCTTCAAAGGCCTCTGTCCTACCATTAGACGATCCCCGATCGAAGGCCGACTCCGGGCCTGGCCGCGGGGCCGGATAACTTCCGATAAAGAACAACTGCGAAAACCAAATGATCCTGTTGCTGACGGCCCCTCTCCGTTCACAGAGACTTTCAGCCGTAATAAGAGCGGGGCGCATTCTCTAACAGGGTAAATATCAAAATATCAAAGGATAGGCAGAGCCTATCCTCTCGTATCAGATGCAGAATCGGCAAAACTCGTATCAGCAGCATATTATTTCTCTTCAGGATCTTTTGGCTCCGGCTCCTGCTTCGTGGGCTTGGCCAGCTCGCGTTCGTATTCAGCAAGGACCTTCTTCTCGATCACCTGCCTGGTCTCGCTGTTCAGCGGATGGGCGATGTCCTTGAACGTTCCATCCTTCATCTTGCGGCTCGGCATGGCCACAAACAATCCCGCGTTGCCGTTAATGACACGCAGGTCCCTGATCAGGAACACGCTGTCGATCGTTATGGTTGCATAGGCCTTGAGACGCTCTTCATTATTGACCGGGAAAACCCTCACCTCCGTGATTTCCATAGACTCCCCTTCACACTGAAGAATCGTGGCACACTGGTCGATCCCGACAACTTCCGTTATGCTGCTATCCCGAGCGTAATTCCGCAAACGGTGATGCGGTCAATGTTTCAACCGGATAGGACCTCCATCCCTCAGGGGAAAGTCTATCAGCGGCGACCCGGCATGCAGCAACGGTCTCGAATATGCCGAACACCGTCGGCCCGCTCCCGCTCATGAGGGCACCCAAGGCCCCCTGGTCCAAAAGCGCATCTTTGATCTTGTTTATCACCGGGTGAACTACTGAGGTCACCTGCTCAAGGTCATTATGGAGCCCCAAGGCGATATTTCGGAGATTAAGCCTTGCAATTTTATTACAGTCGCCTTTTTTTGTCAACCCCAAATTTAAGTTTTTGTAGACCCAGGCAGTGGAGGTCTCAAACCCCGGATTGACGAGCAGGACCGGGAAGTGCGGCAACGGTGTCAGCTCGGTGAGGATTTCTCCCCTCCCCCGCGCAAGGGCCGTCGGCCCGAAGAAAAAAAAGGGCACGTCCATGCCGATCCGGGCGCCGATCTCGGCCAGCCGGTCCCGGTCAAGTCCAATGCCGAGCAGCCTGTTCAAAGCCATGAGCACGGCTGCGGCATTGCCGCTCCCTCCGCCGAGCCCGGCCGCAACGGGTATGTTTTTTTTGATCTCGATCGCCAGGCCGGTCTCTTGGCCGGAGATCCTGAGTATTTCCAATGCCGCCTTCCAGGCAATGTTCTCCTCCCCGGATGGCACCGCATGGCTGTCACAGGACACGCTGACGCCCGATCCGCCGAGCGATACGGTCACCTCGTCGAAGAGCCCCACCATCTGCATCAGCATCTCAACGTCGTGGTACGCATCCGGTCTCCTGCCGAGCACGGACAGACAAAGGTTGATCTTAGCCGGAGAAAGGAGCGTTATTGTGTTAATGGTAGCCATAGAAATCAGTGCTCTAAAGTGACTAAAGTGAACTAAAATGCGCTAAAGTGAGAACTTCTAATCTTATTTTAGGCACTTTAGGCACTTTAGGCACTTTAGGCACTTTAGGCACTTTAGGCACTTTATGAATTTTAGGCACTTTTTTCCCCTCTCTACTTCTCCCGTTCCTCTATCCCCTGATCCGAAAGTGTAAAAACATCGTCAGCCACGGCCACATACATGTCCGCCTCGGTGTACTCGATCGTGATCGTCACGCCCTTCCCGGGACTCTCTATGACGATTGTCCTGGGCAGGAGAACATGCGATACTTCCTGCATGCGTTCATACCGTGTCCGGTACACCAGGGTATTCGATTGGTAGAGCTCCTGAACAGCGATCCTGAGCGCCGGCACCAAGTCTGATGAAGGAGGCAGCACGCGGATGCGCCGCACCGTGTCCCCCTCAGGCAGTTCGATCACGCAGGCATTGTTCTGCGTGCAGAACACCCGTGCGTCCAAAGGCCGGGTGATCTCCGTGACCATGCCGGAGAGGATGGCGCAAAGGTCCTTTGCCTCCACGCTCATGCCAAGAAGTCTCTCTATCCCGGCCTGCCCGGGTCTCATGATCCTGTCGTCATCCTGCATGCGCAACAACACGTCGTTGCCGTCCCATACGAGCGCGATGAAGGACTGCCCCAGGGGCCCGAAGGCTTCCACCCGGAGCCTGCGCTGGGCGTCGAGCACGATACCCACGGTATCGAAAGAACGCTTCACCCCCCGCCTGACCACCTCAACGCTCGCGATCGCCTTAAGCCCGGTGAAGGCCTGACGCTGCTGTTCCAGCGCTTGGACGAGCGGGCCGGCAGGGACCTCGGTGCCGGGGATCCCGGGTTTTTTCGGGAGACAGGAGAACAGGAACAAAACAACGATGAGGACGATGATCCGGCGGGTCTTCACTGCCTGCCCTTTTTCCTCGGCTTCACGTCCTTGAGCAGGTCATCGGGCTTGCCGAACCCCGCCTCCTTGAACTTCTCGCGGAGATTCTGGTTCTCGGGGTCAAGCTCCAGGGACTTGAGCCACTGCAGTCTGGCATTGTCCTTGTCGGCAAACTTCAGGTAAATATCACCATAGTGCTCGCGCATCACGGGGTCCTTCTCCACCTTCCCGACGGCTTCTCTCATGACCGCGAGCGCCTCGTTCAGCATGCCCTTCTGATAATAGGCCCAGGCGAGGCTGTCGAGGATGTAACCGCTGTCAGGTTTGATCAGGAGCGCGCGCTTGATAAGCCGTATCGACTCGTCGAGGTTCTCTCCTTTTTCGGCAAAGGAATAGCCGAGGTAGTTCAAGGCATCCGCGTGGTCCGGCTTAAGCTCGATCGTTTTTTTAAGCGTAGCGATCATCTCTACGCGCTTACCCTGCTTTTCATAGGCAATTGCCAGACTGAACAGCAGATCGTCCCGGTCCGGCGCCATCTGGAACCCCCTGATCAGCGTATCGACAGCTTGCTGGTATTTTTCGAGATCCATATACGCATTGGCCAGATACAGATAGAGCTCGGGCTTCCCGGGCTGTTCGGCGAGCGCCCTCTCCAGGAGCGGCACGGCGTCCGCGATCCTGCCCATCTGCGCATAAATATACGCGATCTGGAGGACCGCGTCGGTGTCCTCGGGATCGGCTGACCGGAGGGACTGATATTCCGCGAGCGCCTCCGCATACCGTTCCACGGCCACCAGGGTGGAGGCGAGGTAACGCTTGACCCTTAGGTCCTTTGGCATTGCGCGCGAAACGACCAGGAATGCCTCCACCGCCTCTTCGTATTTTTTCTGCTCGGCATGGATGAGACCCATCTTGACAAAGGCGTCATAGTTCCTGGGGTCCATGGCGGTCACCTGTTTCAATTGTTCCAATGCCTCGGGAAGCGAATTCTGCTGAATATAGAGCTGGGCAAGGTGCTGCTGGATCTCAAGGTTGTGGGGATTGATCCCGATGGCCTTCTTATATGCCTCAATGGCGTCGCCGACATTGTCCATCTGCTCATAGACGAACGCCATGCCGATGAACGCGGGATCGAAGTCGTCCCGAATGGAGATCGCGCGCTGATATTCTGCCAGTGCTTCCTTATACATCTGCCGTTCCGTGTAGATCCGTCCGAGATAATACGGCGACATAAGCAGCGTTGGATTGATCTTATCGAGGGCATGAAACGTCTCCACGGCTTCGTCGTACCGCTTCAGAGACGCATACAGAGAACCAAGGTACAGGTAGGAGTCCTCCTGCTGCGGATTGAGCGATATTACCTTGCGATAGACGGTCACCGCATCGTCGTATCTCTTTTTGCTCGTATAGATGTTGGCAAGGAGCATGAGCGGCTGCGGGTTGTCCGGTTGCAGTTCCGCCGCCTGCTGCGCATAACGGGTCGCCTTATCAAGTTGCCCCTTGCGAAGCGAGAGGGATGCGAGAGAGAGGGGGACTACGGCAGCTTTCGGATCCAGCCGGAACGCCTCCTCATATTCATTCATGGCAACATCGAACTCTCCATCCTCTTCAGAGAGCCTGCCGATGATAAAATGGTAATAGGCATCTGCTTGTGTGCGGACGCCGGACCCGATCTTCGCGGACGTGGTTTCAGGCATCCTGGCGGGAGACGTTGCGCAGGCACCAACGAAAAGAGAGAGCGACAGAAGTGCGAAGGTCTTTTTCATGATCGTAAATCCCTGTGAACAACTGGTATGTGTCAAGGGAAACTCCGCATTAATGGTAAATTGTACTGGTTTACTGATAAAGGCGAAACTAAAAGGCGTCTCTCGCAGAGGCGCAGAGCTCACAGAGAAAAGCGCAAAAAATGTTCTTGTTTAAAATAAATACAAAAAGGTTTGATTTAACTCTGCGAACTCTGCGGATGTCCTAAGTGGCCGCTTTTCTTTCATAGGCTACTGCGAGAAAATTTCCTGCCATTTTAGAAGAATTTGATTCCTATTCGTCCCTCTTCATGAGCCGCTTCACCTGTTCCAGGCTCGTCTCAATACCGTCTTTATCGTGCACTTCAACCGTAAGAACAGTTGATGGAGCCTGGGCGTTCAAAAGGCCGAAGAATTTTTCAAAATCGATGTTCCCCCGTCCCAAGGCCCAATGCGAGTCGGCCTTCCCATCGTTGTCGTG
The nucleotide sequence above comes from Nitrospirota bacterium. Encoded proteins:
- a CDS encoding DUF4292 domain-containing protein, with amino-acid sequence MKTRRIIVLIVVLFLFSCLPKKPGIPGTEVPAGPLVQALEQQRQAFTGLKAIASVEVVRRGVKRSFDTVGIVLDAQRRLRVEAFGPLGQSFIALVWDGNDVLLRMQDDDRIMRPGQAGIERLLGMSVEAKDLCAILSGMVTEITRPLDARVFCTQNNACVIELPEGDTVRRIRVLPPSSDLVPALRIAVQELYQSNTLVYRTRYERMQEVSHVLLPRTIVIESPGKGVTITIEYTEADMYVAVADDVFTLSDQGIEEREK
- the ispE gene encoding 4-(cytidine 5'-diphospho)-2-C-methyl-D-erythritol kinase; its protein translation is MATINTITLLSPAKINLCLSVLGRRPDAYHDVEMLMQMVGLFDEVTVSLGGSGVSVSCDSHAVPSGEENIAWKAALEILRISGQETGLAIEIKKNIPVAAGLGGGSGNAAAVLMALNRLLGIGLDRDRLAEIGARIGMDVPFFFFGPTALARGRGEILTELTPLPHFPVLLVNPGFETSTAWVYKNLNLGLTKKGDCNKIARLNLRNIALGLHNDLEQVTSVVHPVINKIKDALLDQGALGALMSGSGPTVFGIFETVAACRVAADRLSPEGWRSYPVETLTASPFAELRSG
- a CDS encoding ribose-phosphate pyrophosphokinase yields the protein MNEVKARSREIKIFSGNANLALAKEICQKMDIPLGNALVGRFSDGEINVQIVDNVRGMDVFVVQPTGSPVNRNLMELLIMIDALKRASATRITAVLPYYGYSRQDRKVQPRVPITSKLVADLITTAGANRVLTVDLHAGQIQGFFNIPVDNLFAAPVLLEYLRSKKFTNLTVVSPDAGGVERARAFAKRLNAALAIIDKRRDKPNEAQVMHIIGDVNGHDCLLLDDMVDTAGTLTEGAAALKENGAGMISAACSHAVLSGPAIKRINDSSLDELITTNTIALDTKQQECRKLTVLSVAQLLADAITRIHEETSLSSLFV
- the spoVG gene encoding septation regulator SpoVG → MEITEVRVFPVNNEERLKAYATITIDSVFLIRDLRVINGNAGLFVAMPSRKMKDGTFKDIAHPLNSETRQVIEKKVLAEYERELAKPTKQEPEPKDPEEK
- a CDS encoding 50S ribosomal protein L25, giving the protein MDKIALTAQVREKVGKGAARGLRRDAQVPAVLYSHGKSTPIVMVNKDVSKVLNTEGGAHALINLKLEGGKGAGMKLALIKDYQVDPISGKLIHLDLMEVAMNQKVKIQVAVHISGNSIGVKEGGIFQYGQRDLEIECLPAHIPDFIDVNIEHLKVNESLHVRDIKAPEGVKILTDLDSTVATIQPPISEAKLEEMLTATPAVAAEGAEPELVKKTKKEEEAAAASGAEAKGKEGAKEGAKEAAPKKEAGPKK
- the pth gene encoding aminoacyl-tRNA hydrolase; the protein is MKIIVGLGNPGRTYERTRHNAGFMAVDELASILQGACTQEKHHALIGKARLDSEELVLVKPQTYMNDSGQSVAAILRDSYRTASDLIVLHDDLDLPLGSVRVKIGGGHGGHNGLRSIIEYLGSPEFIRVRIGINRPTLNMDSADYVLSPFLAEERPAVSEAIAKAAEAVRRIVVEGPTRAMDVVNQK
- a CDS encoding tetratricopeptide repeat protein, translated to MKKTFALLSLSLFVGACATSPARMPETTSAKIGSGVRTQADAYYHFIIGRLSEEDGEFDVAMNEYEEAFRLDPKAAVVPLSLASLSLRKGQLDKATRYAQQAAELQPDNPQPLMLLANIYTSKKRYDDAVTVYRKVISLNPQQEDSYLYLGSLYASLKRYDEAVETFHALDKINPTLLMSPYYLGRIYTERQMYKEALAEYQRAISIRDDFDPAFIGMAFVYEQMDNVGDAIEAYKKAIGINPHNLEIQQHLAQLYIQQNSLPEALEQLKQVTAMDPRNYDAFVKMGLIHAEQKKYEEAVEAFLVVSRAMPKDLRVKRYLASTLVAVERYAEALAEYQSLRSADPEDTDAVLQIAYIYAQMGRIADAVPLLERALAEQPGKPELYLYLANAYMDLEKYQQAVDTLIRGFQMAPDRDDLLFSLAIAYEKQGKRVEMIATLKKTIELKPDHADALNYLGYSFAEKGENLDESIRLIKRALLIKPDSGYILDSLAWAYYQKGMLNEALAVMREAVGKVEKDPVMREHYGDIYLKFADKDNARLQWLKSLELDPENQNLREKFKEAGFGKPDDLLKDVKPRKKGRQ